Proteins from a genomic interval of Euleptes europaea isolate rEulEur1 chromosome 18, rEulEur1.hap1, whole genome shotgun sequence:
- the NAGLU gene encoding alpha-N-acetylglucosaminidase — MALPALVVLLAAAAAGAARAPWWEAMAGLRPEAAAEARQAGAVRELLARLAGPRAAAGFSVSVNRSLAGPGGLDAFRLSSRTPGVVEVAGSSGVAAASGVYRYLKDFCGCHVSWSATQLRLPERLPPVPSEILVSSPNRFRFYQNVCTQSYSYVWWSWERWEREIDWMALHGINMALAFTGQEAIWQRVYLSLGLNQSEIDEYFTGPAFLAWNRMGNLHTWAGPLPLSWHLKQLYLQYRILERMRSLGMLTVLPAFSGHIPSGVLRVFPRINATRLGGWSHFDCTCSCSYLLSPEDPMFQVIGTLFLKELIKEFGTDHVYSADTFNEMRPLSSEPTYLSKVSAAVFQSMAGADPRAVWLMQGWLFQHQPDFWQPAQVRALLRGVPLGRMVVLDLFAESKPVYPWTESFYGQPFIWCMLQNFGGNHGLFGSAESINQGPFAARRFLNSTMVGVGLTPEGIEQNDVMYELMTDLGWRKEPVDLQRWVAEYAAQRYGARNENATAAWRLLLQTVYNCSGVCVNHNHSPLVHRPSLRMDTELWYNQSAVYEAWRLLQGSAGELGASGAFRYDLVDVARQALQQLVSDYYREIKQAFQDHSLPRLLTAGGVLVYDLLPELDSLLASDERFLLGRWLESARLMATSDREADLYDFNARNQLTLWGPLGNILDYANKQLGGLVLDYYGVRWNLFVSTLVDCLNTGTPFHQNQFIQAVFQVERGFIYSGKQYPAKPTGNTLEIAQKIFIKYYPSAMKHGHLGAA, encoded by the exons ATGGCGCTGCCCGCGCTGGTGGTCCTCTTGGCGGCCGCGGCGGCCGGAGCTGCCCGCGCCCCGTGGTGGGAGGCGATGGCCGGTCTGCggccggaggcggcggcggaggcgagGCAAGCAGGGGCGGTGCGGGAGCTGCTGGCGCGGCTGGCGGGCCCGCGAGCCGCCGCCGGCTTCTCGGTGTCGGTGAACCGCTCCCTGGCCGGCCCCGGGGGGCTCGACGCGTTCCGGCTGAGCTCCAGGACGCCCGGGGTGGTGGAGGTCGCCGGCTCCAGCGGAGTGGCCGCCGCCTCGGGGGTCTACCGGTACCTGAAGGACTTTTGCGGCTGCCACGTCTCCTGGTCCGCCACGCAGCTCCGGCTCCCGGAGAGGCTGCCTCCGGTACCCTCCGAGATCCTCGTCAGCAGCCCCAACAG GTTCCGCTTCTACCAAAATGTCTGCACTCAGAGCTACTCCTACGTCTGGTGGAGCTGGGAACGCTGGGAACGAGAGATTGACTGGATGGCACTCCATGGCATCAACATGGCGCTGGCGTTCACTGGGCAGGAAGCAATCTGGCAGCGG GTATATTTGTCTCTGGGACTGAACCAGTCAGAAATCGATGAGTATTTCACTGGCCCGGCCTTCCTTGCTTGGAACCGCATGGGGAACCTGCACACCTGGGCAGGGCCTCTGCCCCTCTCCTGGCACCTGAAGCAGCTCTATTTGCAG TATAGGATCCTCGAGAGAATGCGTTCTCTGGGAATGTTGACAGTGCTGCCCGCCTTCTCTGGACATATCCCCAGTGGTGTTTTAAG GGTTTTTCCCCGGATCAACGCGACACGTTTGGGGGGCTGGAGTCACTTTGACTGTACCTGCTCGTGCAGCTACCTCCTGTCGCCTGAAGACCCCATGTTCCAGGTCATCGGAACTCTCTTCCTCAAGGAGCTGATCAAGGAGTTTGGAACGGACCACGTGTACAGCGCCGACACTTTCAACGAGATGCGTCCGCTCTCGTCGGAACCCACCTACCTCTCCAAGGTCAGCGCAGCTGTTTTCCAGTCTATGGCCGGAG CTGACCCCAGAGCCGTGTGGCTGATGCAGGGCTGGCTTTTCCAACACCAGCCTGACTTTTGGCAGCCGGCCCAAGTCCGAGCACTCCTGCGGGGCGTTCCTCTCGGCCGGATGGTGGTGTTGGACCTTTTTGCCGAATCCAAGCCGGTCTATCCTTGGACGGAATCCTTCTACGGGCAGCCTTTTATCTGGTGTATGCTTCAGAACTTCGGTGGGAACCACGGTCTTTTTGGCAGCGCCGAGAGCATCAACCAAGGCCCTTTTGCAGCCAGGCGGTTCCTCAACTCCACCATGGTGGGCGTCGGCCTGACTCCCGAAGGCATCGAGCAGAACGACGTGATGTACGAGCTCATGACGGATCTGGGCTGGCGCAAGGAACCGGTGGATCTTCAGCGGTGGGTGGCCGAGTACGCTGCGCAGCGCTACGGCGCCCGGAACGAAAATGCCACGGCCGCCTGGCGGTTGCTGCTCCAGACGGTCTACAACTGTTCAGGGGTTTGCGTCAACCACAACCACAGCCCGCTCGTGCACCGCCCGTCCTTGCGGATGGACACGGAGCTGTGGTACAACCAGAGCGCCGTCTACGAAGCCTGGCGGCTGTTGCAGGGTTCTGCCGGGGAGCTGGGCGCCAGCGGCGCCTTCCGTTACGACTTGGTGGATGTGGCCCGCCAGGCCCTGCAGCAGCTGGTGAGCGATTATTACAGGGAGATCAAGCAGGCGTTCCAGGACCACTCGCTGCCTCGCCTGCTGACGGCCGGCGGCGTGCTGGTCTACGACCTCCTTCCGGAGCTGGACAGCCTCCTGGCCAGCGACGAGCGGTTTTTGTTGGGGCGCTGGCTGGAGTCTGCCCGCCTGATGGCCACCAGCGACAGAGAGGCGGATCTGTACGACTTCAACGCGCGCAACCAGTTGACGCTCTGGGGACCGCTCGGCAACATCCTGGACTACGCCAACAAGCAGCTGGGAGGGCTGGTGCTAGACTATTATGGGGTGCGCTGGAACCTCTTTGTTTCCACCCTGGTGGATTGCCTCAACACTGGCACGCCCTTCCACCAGAACCAGTTCATCCAAGCTGTTTTCCAGGTGGAAAGGGGGTTTATTTACAGTGGGAAACAGTATCCTGCCAAGCCCACCGGTAACACCCTGGAGATAGCCCAGAAGATATTTATCAAGTATTACCCTTCTGCCATGAAGCATGGACATTTGGGTGCTGCGTGA